In one Terriglobales bacterium genomic region, the following are encoded:
- the mutM gene encoding bifunctional DNA-formamidopyrimidine glycosylase/DNA-(apurinic or apyrimidinic site) lyase, with protein MPELPEVETIARGLARRIIGEAIESVWIGQRSQPLKSPAKEIARTLTGKRITAVRRMGKHIVIDLETPNGAPRPAQWIVHLGMTGRLLVCQPSDAVEKHTHLVAHLASGRELRFVDPRMFGKLSVVRGNGFTTAGSEPLDIGFELFAGLFRGRRTPMKSALLNQKLLRGVGNIYADESLFRAGVRPRRRAARVRRDEMQRLFDGLQAVLNEAIAAGGSSVSDYVDANGDAGFFQLEHRVYGREGEPCLVCGTAIKRVVIGGRSSHYCPRCQK; from the coding sequence GTGCCTGAGCTTCCCGAAGTCGAAACCATCGCGCGCGGCCTCGCCCGGCGCATCATCGGCGAGGCGATCGAGTCGGTCTGGATCGGCCAACGCAGCCAGCCGCTCAAGTCGCCCGCGAAGGAGATCGCGCGCACGCTCACCGGCAAGCGCATCACTGCGGTGCGCCGCATGGGCAAGCACATCGTCATCGACCTCGAAACGCCCAACGGCGCGCCCAGGCCGGCGCAATGGATCGTGCATCTCGGCATGACCGGGCGGTTGCTGGTCTGCCAGCCATCGGACGCCGTCGAAAAGCACACGCACCTGGTCGCGCATCTCGCCTCCGGGCGCGAGCTGCGCTTCGTCGATCCCCGCATGTTCGGCAAGCTGAGCGTCGTCCGCGGCAACGGATTCACCACCGCCGGCTCCGAGCCGCTCGACATCGGCTTCGAACTCTTCGCCGGCCTGTTCCGCGGCCGCAGGACGCCGATGAAGAGCGCGCTCCTGAACCAGAAGCTGCTGCGCGGCGTGGGCAACATCTACGCCGACGAGTCGCTGTTCCGCGCCGGCGTCCGCCCGCGCCGCCGCGCTGCCCGCGTGCGCCGCGACGAGATGCAGCGCCTCTTCGACGGGCTCCAGGCGGTCCTCAACGAAGCCATCGCCGCCGGCGGCTCCTCGGTTTCCGACTATGTCGACGCAAACGGCGACGCCGGCTTTTTCCAGCTCGAGCACCGCGTTTACGGGCGCGAAGGCGAACCCTGCCTGGTCTGCGGCACGGCCATCAAGCGCGTTGTCATTGGCGGCCGCAGCTCGCACTACTGCCCGCGCTGCCAGAAGTAA
- a CDS encoding ROK family protein: MPAFAIGVDLGGTNMRIAAVDETGTLLEKVTTGTQVSRGRERVLDEMTTDIQALAAKFQRGATLLGIGVGLPGIIDIHTGFLHESPNLPGWDDYPVRDEIERRLGVPVVLENDANAAALGEKWIGAARDFDDMCMLTLGTGVGGGLVFDGRIWHGMTGMAGEIGHINVDPEGHICGCTSRGCLEQFASATAIVRMAREAGATGNAPALARAIGDNPEFSSKVVYQMALQGDASARQIYRRVGWALGMVVADLVNALNLPIYVIGGGVASAWEAFAPAMFEEVKKRSFVYRATAPEQTGRIEPGTTIITRALMGSDAGLYGAARLPMLREETQHHVARQVRRA, encoded by the coding sequence ATGCCGGCTTTCGCCATCGGTGTCGATCTTGGCGGCACCAACATGCGCATCGCCGCCGTCGATGAGACGGGCACGCTGCTGGAAAAGGTCACCACCGGCACGCAGGTCTCGCGCGGCCGTGAGCGCGTGCTCGACGAAATGACCACCGACATCCAGGCGCTCGCCGCCAAGTTCCAGCGCGGCGCCACGCTCCTCGGCATCGGCGTCGGATTGCCCGGCATCATCGACATCCACACCGGCTTCCTGCACGAGTCACCCAACCTGCCCGGCTGGGACGACTATCCGGTGCGCGACGAAATCGAGCGCCGCCTGGGCGTGCCCGTCGTCCTGGAAAACGACGCCAACGCCGCCGCGCTCGGCGAAAAATGGATCGGCGCGGCGCGCGACTTCGACGACATGTGCATGCTCACGCTCGGCACCGGCGTTGGCGGCGGGCTGGTCTTCGACGGCCGCATCTGGCACGGCATGACAGGAATGGCCGGCGAGATCGGCCACATTAACGTCGACCCCGAAGGCCACATCTGCGGCTGCACCAGCCGCGGATGCCTCGAGCAGTTCGCCTCCGCCACCGCCATCGTGCGCATGGCGCGCGAGGCCGGCGCCACCGGCAACGCGCCCGCGCTCGCGCGCGCCATCGGCGACAATCCCGAGTTCAGCTCGAAGGTGGTTTACCAGATGGCGTTGCAGGGCGACGCCTCCGCGCGGCAGATCTATCGGCGCGTGGGCTGGGCGCTCGGCATGGTCGTCGCCGACCTGGTCAACGCCCTCAACCTGCCCATTTACGTGATTGGCGGCGGGGTGGCCAGCGCCTGGGAAGCGTTCGCGCCCGCCATGTTCGAGGAAGTGAAGAAGCGCTCGTTCGTCTATCGCGCCACCGCGCCCGAGCAAACCGGACGCATCGAGCCCGGCACGACCATCATCACGCGCGCACTCATGGGCAGCGACGCCGGCCTGTACGGCGCGGCGCGGCTGCCCATGCTCCGGGAAGAGACCCAGCACCACGTCGCCCGCCAGGTTCGGCGGGCCTAG
- the hisC gene encoding histidinol-phosphate transaminase produces the protein MSRFDELVPEHVRALSAYVPGKPVRAAERESGVRCVKLASNENPFGPSPLAVEAMARAAAGSNFYPDNDNLELRLRLAQRAGLAPENVLVTPGSTGFLDIIARTLLRPGLKAVTSERTFIVYAMVVRAAGGTLVQAPMRGHGFDLDAIARSIDSHTRVVFLANPNNPTGTMFDAAAMDAFLERVPAHVLVVLDEAYSDFADDYAARHRRRWSRSLEYVREGRQIVVLRTFSKAHGLAGARVGYGYAPEQVVQHFARVRPAFAVSNVSEAAAVAALEDAEHVRRAVENNVAGVAWLEPRLRELGLQPAPTSANFIYFEVPGPGAAMAKRIQEAGVIVRPLTAWGAPNALRVTVGTPEQNQQFLAALKKALERVPA, from the coding sequence ATGAGCCGATTCGATGAGCTGGTGCCGGAGCATGTCCGCGCGCTGAGCGCCTACGTGCCGGGCAAGCCGGTGCGCGCGGCGGAGCGCGAAAGCGGCGTCCGCTGCGTGAAGCTGGCGTCGAACGAGAACCCCTTCGGGCCGTCGCCGCTGGCGGTGGAAGCCATGGCGCGCGCCGCGGCCGGATCCAACTTCTATCCCGACAACGACAACCTGGAATTGCGGCTGCGGCTGGCGCAGCGCGCCGGGCTGGCGCCGGAAAACGTGCTGGTCACGCCGGGCTCGACGGGATTTCTCGACATCATCGCGCGGACGCTGCTGCGGCCCGGGCTGAAGGCGGTGACCAGCGAGCGCACGTTCATCGTGTACGCGATGGTGGTGCGCGCGGCGGGCGGCACGCTGGTGCAGGCGCCGATGCGCGGGCACGGGTTCGACCTGGACGCGATCGCGCGCTCCATCGACAGCCACACGCGGGTGGTCTTCCTGGCGAATCCCAACAATCCGACCGGGACGATGTTCGATGCCGCGGCGATGGATGCGTTCCTGGAGCGCGTGCCCGCGCACGTGCTGGTGGTGCTCGACGAGGCGTACAGCGATTTTGCCGACGACTACGCGGCGCGGCATCGTAGGCGCTGGAGCAGGTCGCTCGAGTACGTGCGCGAGGGCCGGCAGATAGTGGTGTTGCGCACGTTCTCGAAGGCGCATGGCCTGGCGGGCGCGCGGGTGGGCTACGGATACGCGCCCGAGCAGGTCGTGCAGCACTTCGCGCGGGTGCGGCCGGCGTTTGCCGTCTCGAACGTGTCGGAGGCCGCGGCGGTGGCGGCCCTGGAAGACGCCGAGCACGTTCGCCGCGCGGTGGAGAACAACGTGGCAGGCGTTGCATGGCTCGAGCCGCGGCTTCGCGAACTGGGACTGCAACCGGCGCCGACCTCGGCCAACTTCATCTACTTCGAAGTGCCTGGACCCGGCGCCGCAATGGCCAAGCGTATCCAGGAGGCGGGCGTGATCGTGCGTCCGCTGACGGCCTGGGGCGCGCCCAACGCGCTGCGTGTCACCGTAGGGACGCCGGAGCAGAACCAGCAGTTCCTCGCCGCGCTGAAGAAGGCGCTGGAGCGGGTGCCGGCGTAG
- a CDS encoding pseudouridine synthase, with amino-acid sequence MPTERLQKIIAAAGIASRRKAEGLITAGLVSVNGQVVTGLGTKADPERDHIRVNGRLLRGPERRVHLMLNKPRGFVSTVSDPERRATVLDLVRGVPGRLYPVGRLDYNSEGLLLLTNDGELSQRLMHASSNFPKTYVVKVSGRPEAEAIERLRRGVVIGGTGGGMGARARAAMRPVKTAPAKITLLRDAENPWYEVTLVEGRNRQLRRMFEKIGHHVEKIRRVRYGPLELDVPPGQFRHLTDAEVRQLRRWTERGGAGFPR; translated from the coding sequence ATGCCTACCGAACGACTCCAAAAGATCATTGCCGCCGCCGGCATTGCTTCGCGCCGCAAGGCGGAAGGGCTGATCACAGCCGGTCTGGTGTCGGTGAACGGGCAGGTGGTGACTGGGCTGGGCACGAAGGCTGATCCGGAGCGCGACCACATCCGCGTGAATGGGCGGCTGCTGCGCGGGCCTGAGCGGCGCGTGCACCTGATGCTGAACAAGCCGCGCGGGTTTGTGAGCACGGTGTCCGATCCCGAGCGCCGCGCCACGGTGCTCGACCTGGTGCGCGGCGTGCCCGGACGGCTGTATCCGGTGGGACGGCTGGACTACAACAGCGAGGGCCTGCTGCTGCTCACCAACGACGGCGAACTCTCCCAGCGGCTGATGCACGCTTCGTCGAATTTTCCCAAGACCTACGTGGTGAAGGTGAGCGGCAGGCCGGAGGCCGAAGCGATTGAGCGGCTGCGGCGCGGCGTGGTGATTGGCGGGACGGGCGGTGGGATGGGCGCGCGCGCGCGCGCGGCAATGCGTCCGGTGAAGACGGCGCCGGCAAAAATCACGCTGCTGCGCGACGCGGAGAACCCGTGGTACGAGGTCACGCTGGTCGAGGGGCGCAACCGGCAACTGCGCCGCATGTTCGAGAAGATCGGCCACCACGTCGAGAAAATCCGGCGCGTGCGCTACGGCCCGCTGGAGTTGGATGTGCCTCCGGGCCAGTTCCGGCATCTGACGGATGCGGAGGTGCGGCAGTTGCGGCGGTGGACGGAACGGGGAGGAGCAGGCTTCCCGCGTTAG
- the scpB gene encoding SMC-Scp complex subunit ScpB, with translation MSLKSKIEAIIYAAEDPVTVEQIAGVIAEGEPPAGEDRKAALAALKQQVREAITELAAEYDLAERGMEIRAVAGGYRMATRPEHHDAVRAFAKSLKPPVRLSLQALETLAVIAYKQPVTVPEISEIRGVDASGVIGTLLDRKLITTAGRKAVIGRPILYKTSKEFLLRFGLSDLGELPSMEEFEKLAAGSEQADLFPTANAAEADATGVPDAPAEEAEPAAQDDTADEVRTE, from the coding sequence CGGGGTGATCGCCGAGGGCGAGCCGCCGGCGGGTGAAGACCGCAAGGCGGCGCTCGCCGCGCTCAAGCAGCAGGTGCGCGAGGCGATTACCGAGCTGGCGGCGGAGTACGACCTGGCCGAGCGCGGTATGGAGATTCGCGCGGTGGCCGGCGGGTATCGCATGGCGACACGGCCGGAGCACCACGACGCGGTGCGCGCCTTCGCCAAGAGCCTGAAGCCGCCGGTAAGGCTGTCATTGCAGGCGCTGGAGACGCTCGCGGTCATCGCTTACAAGCAACCGGTCACGGTGCCGGAGATCAGCGAGATTCGCGGCGTGGACGCCAGCGGCGTGATCGGCACGCTGCTGGATCGCAAGCTGATCACCACGGCGGGACGCAAGGCGGTGATCGGGCGTCCGATTCTGTACAAGACGTCGAAAGAATTTCTGCTGCGCTTCGGGTTGAGCGACCTTGGCGAGCTGCCCAGCATGGAAGAATTCGAGAAGCTCGCGGCGGGCAGCGAGCAGGCCGACCTGTTCCCCACGGCCAATGCGGCGGAGGCCGACGCGACCGGCGTGCCGGATGCGCCCGCCGAGGAAGCCGAACCCGCGGCGCAAGACGACACCGCGGACGAGGTCAGGACCGAGTAG